From Candidatus Hydrogenedens sp., one genomic window encodes:
- the rplW gene encoding 50S ribosomal protein L23 — MSYEVYHIIKKPIITEESQIQTAKANQYTFQVASNANKIQIKKAVEAMFPGVHVVSVNTMNYKGKTRRNFRTRQLGKKADWKKAIVTLRAGEKIELV, encoded by the coding sequence ATGAGTTACGAAGTATATCATATCATTAAAAAACCGATTATAACTGAAGAATCACAAATACAGACAGCAAAAGCCAACCAATATACTTTTCAGGTTGCGTCGAATGCCAACAAAATTCAGATTAAAAAAGCAGTGGAAGCCATGTTTCCAGGTGTCCATGTAGTTAGTGTGAACACCATGAACTATAAAGGTAAAACACGAAGAAATTTTAGAACCCGTCAGTTAGGGAAAAAAGCCGATTGGAAAAAAGCCATCGTGACCCTTCGGGCGGGCGAAAAAATTGAACTCGTTTAG